A region of the Flavobacteriaceae bacterium MAR_2010_188 genome:
CCAGATTTAATGGCTAGGCTTTTTGCCATGGATTTAGAAAGCATATCCGAAGCACTAAAATTACTTTCGGGTATTTCCTGATTAACATCACTGATAAGTTGCTCAAGTATAATGGAAACTTCGCTCTCGGGAACATTCATCGGCACCGCGTTCATTTCTATCTGTTCATTACCGATTATGTTAAATGAGAAACCTGCTAATTCTAAATCTTCCTTTAAGTTTTGAATAATTTCAATTTCCCCGGTTGAATAATTCAATTTAAGCGGAAAAAGTAATTGCTGACTTACCGACTCCTTTTTGGTAGTATTCCGTAAAAATCCTTCGTAAAGAATACGTTGATGCGCTCGGTGTTGGTCTATCACTAGCATACCCGACTTTACGGAGCTGATGATATATTTATTATGAAATTGATAACTCTTCCTTCCTGAAGACATGGAAGATTCATCTGCAAAAATGGTTTTTATATCGCTACCACTTTCAAATTCTATAGTTTCAAAGTCAACGTCTATATCATCTGCGTTAGTGTCCAATCCTACGTATAGACTTTCCCATGAAGCGGTTTGTGGCTTTTTATGAACAACCGAAATAAATTTATTACTAGATTTTTCTTCTCTAAAGGGATTATATTCTCGATCTACTTCAACCGAAGGCATACCCACATCTTTTGGTTTATAGGAATAGGGCGTATTAAAACTCTGGTTAGATTCAAAATCCAAAACCGGAGAGATATTAAATTGTCCTAAACTATGTTTTACCGCCGAGCGTAAAATTGCATATAACGTATGCTCATCGTCGAATTTAATTTCGGTCTTGGTAGGATGAATGTTGATATCGATGGATTTAGGGTCTACCGTTAAATAAAGAAAATAACTCGGTTGACGCCCATCTTTAACCAATCCTTCAAAAGCAGCTTTGATAGCGTGATTTAAATATGGACTTTTGATGAATCTATCGTTAACGAAGAAAAACTGCTCTGCCTTAGATTTTTTGGCATATTCTGGCTTACCCACAAAACCGGAAATTGTAACAACTTCTGTTGACTCATTTACAGGGACTAGTTTTTCGTTGGTCTTATTGCCAAAAATATTTACAACGCGTTGTCTATGATTACTGGTTGGAAGATTGAATAACTCGCTACCATTATGATATAAGCTGAAACCTACATTTGGATGAGCCAAGGCAACCCGATGAAATTCATCAATGATATGTCTAGCTTCCACTGTTTGTGATTTTAAGAAATTGCGTCGAGCAGGAATATTATAGAATAAATGCTTTACCGCAATAGAACTTCCGGCGGGTGTCACAACGACCTCTTGCGACTTAATCTCACTTCCTTCAATGATAATTTCGGTGCCTAACTCATCAAGCTGCCGTTTCGTTTTCATTTCGACATGAGCGATCGCAGCGATGCTAGCAAGTGCTTCTCCCCGAAATCCTTTGGTGCTCAAGGAAAATAAATCTTCGGCGGATTTAATTTTGGAAGTGGCGTGTCTTTCGAAACTCAAACGGGCATCGGTAGAACTCATCCCAGAACCATCATCGATTACTTGAATCAGCGATTTACCGGCGTCTTTTATAATAAGTTTGATGAATTGTCCACCAGCATCGATAGAATTTTCAAGAAGTTCCTTTACTACAGATGCAGGTCTCTGCACAACTTCACCCGCGGCAATCTGGTTGGCAACGTGGTCGGGAAGTAATTCAATAATATCTGTCATTAGCGATTTTGAAGAAAAATCGACAAATCGAAGTCAATGATAAACAAGAAAATTAAAATAAGGGCACCTATAATCAACAAAACTCTTTTATTAGCGCCATCTCTATCTGGTACATGCTTATAATCGCCAACAGCATTATTCAATTTAGTTTTAAATCCACCCATACTCCCACTAGTGACACGATGTTCGTCGAATCTGTTCTTTATTTCAAAAGGATTTCCTTCCCCTTTATAATAGCGCGGCGTATAACTGTATTTTTTGTTCTTGCGTGTTTTTAGAATTCCCATGGTGACAGACTTTAATAATTATTGAGTAGGTACCAGAGCACAATTATCATACCTAAGGCACCAATTAAGACAAACAAGGATTTGTTCTTTCCAAGCGCGCTCTTATTTTCACCTCGCAAATCTTTCCACTTCGATTTTAATTCTTCGGATGAAGTTTCAGGCGATTCCCTTAAACTCTTTGGTATATACTTAAATTTCTTAGGTTTTCGTTGCTTAAACAACATCGGTGAATTTGTGCATTCCTATAAGTTTCAAATTTACTTAAATTTGAAGGAAAAGCAGTTTGGCACCGGTTAAAAATTGTTAACAGCGGTTGAAAATTTCAACTTTGAACGAAATTAGAGCTGTTTATTTCTTAGGAAGATTTGCCATTTGTATGGCCGCAATAGCTGCTTCGACTCCTTTATTTCCATGCTTACCACCTGCCCTAGCTTCGGCCTGCTCCATATTATCATCTGTAAGGACACAAAAGATAACAGGAACATCGTTGATAATATTTAGGTCTTTGATCCCTTGCGAAACAGCATTACAGACAAAATCGAAGTGCTTGGTTTCTCCTTGGATGACGCTACCAATTGCAATAACCGCATCGACATTTCTAGACTGCATTTTTTTGCATCCATAGATGAGTTCAAAACTTCCTGGCACCTGCCAATGAATAATATTCTCTTCAGATGCACCACAGTCAACTAAGGCATCAAACGCACCTTTAAAAAGGGCATCGGTGATAGAACCATTCCATTCTGAAACAACAATCCCAAACCGAAAGTTCTTCGCGTTTGGGATTGTTGTCTTGTCGTAAACAGACAGATTTTTATTTACAGTAGCCATGTTATTCTACACTTGCCTCTGCTCTACCAATAAATACATCGATATTTTGAGCTTCATTAGATTTAGAAAATTCATCCTTTATCTTTTGAAAATATTCCAATGCCGTTTTGGTATCTCCTTGTTGGTAGGCAATCGTTGCAGCCTTGTAAAGGTACATTGGAGTCGTATAATCGTTGGTGTTCATTTTATATGCTTTCTCATACTGATCTAGAGCATCTTCTGGCTGATTTAGTTGAGCGAATGCATCTCCGATGCTTCCTGCTGCAATAGGACCAAGAATTTCATCGTCAGTATCGAAATCATTAAGATATTCTATAGCGTTCTTATAATCACGTAAGTTTAAATAAGCAATACCTGCATAATAGTTAGCTAAATTTCCAGCGGGCGTGCCTTTGTATTCTTCGGCAATATCTACCATCCCGAACTTCCCTTCTGCACCGTTTAATGAAAGTGTAAACAATGAATCCTTAGCAGTACCATTTAAAGCATCGGTAAAATTTTTCTGAGCGACATACATCTCGTTCATTCCTTCGCTAGCCTTCGGCTCAACGATAAATTTCTGATAACCCAAGTAACCTAATACGATAATAGCTACCACACCAACAATGATAAAAATATATTTTTGGTTCTCTACAGCCCACTCTTCGGTTCTGGAAGCACTTTCGTCAAGGGTGTTAAAAACCTCTGCCGTTGTTGAGTCTTCTCCGTACTGCTCTTCCTTCTCAACCTTAGTTTTTGGTTTGTACCCTCTTTTCTTATAAGTTGCCATATATTCTCTATTTATGCGCCGCAAAAATAAAATTTTTATTGGGATTTAAAAGGCAAATTATTTGTTATTTTTCAATATTTTGCGTAGCCTACATATCCAAATTTTAATTCTACTAAAAGGCTGACCATCCATTATTTATGATTCTGAAATCGCTTACCCTCTTAAATTATAAAAATTTTGAAAACGGAATTTTCGAGTTTGATTCAAAAATAAATTGTTTAGTAGGCTCCAACGGCATCGGAAAAACGAACGTTCTAGACTCTATATACCACCTCGCTTTTGGGAAAAGTTATTTTAATCCGGTAGCGCTTCAAAATATACGGCACGACGAAGACTTTTTTGTGATAGATGGAGTTTTCGAGAGAGAAGAAAAAGACGATAAAATTGTAGTTTCTTTAAAACGTGGCCAAAAGAAGATTATTAAGAAAAATGGAAAGGCTTATGAGAAATTCAGCGACCATATTGGCTTTATTCCTTTAGTAATCATCTCTCCTGGAGACCGCGACTTGATTATTGAAGGAAGTGATACCCGCAGAAAGTTTATCGACAGTGTCATCTCGCAGAGCAACAAAAAATATCTTTCTAACCTCATCAATTACAACAAAATCGTTTCCCAGCGAAATGCCCTGCTCAAATACTTCGCATTAAATAACACTTTCAACAATCAGACCCTAGAAGTTTATAATGAGCAATTAGATAATTTTGGTTCGGAAATCCATAAGACCAGAAAAGATTTTCTTGAAACTTTCATCCCTATTTTTAAGGAACGATATAAAACAATCAGCGATGATAACGAAGACGTCAATCTAACGTATAAAAGTGATTTAAATAATGAATCTTTACTTCAACTTTTAAAAGATAATATAAACAAGGACAAGGCATTACAATATACATCGGTTGGTATTCACAAGGATGATTTAAACTTTGAAATATCAACCCACCCCATTAAAAAATTTGGAAGCCAAGGACAGCAAAAATCGTTCTTGATTGCCCTTAAATTGGCACAATTCGATTTTATAAAACAACAACACGGTCTCTCGCCTATTCTGCTTCTAGATGACATTTTTGACAAGTTGGATGAGAATAGAGTTTCGCAAATAATATCGATGGTAGATGATAAAGATTTTGGTCAAATATTTATAAGCGACACCCACGCAGAGCGCACCGAAAATATCGTAAAACAAATCCATCAGTCCTATAAAATCATTCGACTATGAAAAATATTCTAATGTCTTTAGCCATAGTATTCCTAATAAGTTCCTGCAAACAAGAAATTGATTTGTCTAATATATCGGGGTACTGGGAAATCGACAAAGTGATATTAGAAGATGGTAGCGAGCGCGATTACGGAGTAAATACAACCGTTGATTATATTGAATTAAAAAGCGATTCCACCGGAATCAGGAAAAAGTTAAGCCCAAGGTTAGACGGCACTTTCAGCACGACAGAAGATTTCGAAAGCTTTAAAATAAAAGAAAATAACGGCGACCTTTTCATTCAATACGAGACACCTATGATGAGCTGGGATGAAGAACTTTTAAACCTGAATGAAACCACATTAGAAGTGAAGAACGATCATTCAATTCGCTATATTTATAAGAGATTTGAACCAATAAACCTGGAATGAGAAAAGAGAGAAAGAATGATTCTTCCCAAATGGGAGACCTGCTGAAGGATTTTATCAAAACCAATAAGTTGGAGAAAGGATTGACCAAGATTGATGTAAAGGACGCTTGGGAAAATACCATGGGTAGTGGCGTAAATAATTACACCAATAAAGTTTATTTTGAAAATGATACCCTTCACGTTTCACTCAGCAGCAGCGTGTTGCGAGAGGAGCTTAGCTACGGCAAACAAAAGATAATTGACATGCTTAATGAATATATAGGAAACAATGTGATCAAAAAAATCATGCTTCACTAAAAAGACAATATGAAATACCTAAAATTACTCCTCTCACTCCTATTGACAGTTGCAATTTTCTGGGCTTTAAACACAAAATTGGGTTCAATCCCGCCTTTAGGAAAATTTCTGTCGCCATCTACTGGGTTTTGGCAAAATGAAGTTTCTAATATTTCTACGGAAGACGTTTCTTTTGAAGGTATTGAGGAGCAGGTAACAATCCATTATGACAAATTTCATATTCCCCACATCTTCGCCAATAATAGTAAGGACTTGGCTTTTGCACAAGGATATATTACCGCAAAGGACAGAATGTGGCAAATGGAATTTCAGACACATGCCGCAGCAGGAAGAATATCCGAAATAATCGGTGATGCCGCGTTAGACTTTGACCGCACCCAAAGACGTAAGGGAATGACATTTGGTGCCGAGAATTCCTTGGTAGAAATGATGAAAGATGAGGAGACAGCGGTTCTTATTAGAGCGTATGTAGCCGGTGTTAATAACTTTTTAGAAGACTTAACACCAGATAATTATCCTATTGAATATAAACTATTAGATTATCAACCTGAGCTCTACACAGAATTAAAGGTTGGGCTACTTTTAATGTACATGACGGATATGCTTGCGGGTGGTGATGATGATTTGGAAAACACAAATTTTATCACTCGATATGGCAAGGAACGTTTTGATTTTTTATATCCCGATTTCTTCGAAATTAATGACCCTATTATTCCGGCCGATAAAGATTGGAGCAATTTAGAAGTTGAAAAACCCAAAAATCCGAATCCTGAAATTCCAAACGAAAGCATAAATGAGGTAATGGAAAAACCAGACCCAGATAACGGAAGTAACAACTGGGCAGTTGCACCAAAGAAATCTTACTCGGGCAATGCAATTTTGGCAAACGATCCACATTTGGGATTAAAATTACCTTCGATTTGGTACGTGATGCAACTTTCGACTCCCGATCAAAAGGCATTCGGCGCTACTTTGCCCGGAGTTTTAGGCGTTATTTCTGGTTTTAATGAACATATCGCTTGGGGAGAAACCAATGCAACAAGAGACGTAAGGGATTGGTATAAAATTGAATTCAAGGACGAGACTAAATCTGAATATAGGTTGGATGGTGAATGGCGCCCAACCACCAAAAGAATTGAAGAAATAAAAGTTAGGAATCAGCCAACTTATAACGATACTGTGGTTTACACACACCATGGGCCAGTAAGTTATGATGATAGCTATAAGGGCAATAGCCAGAAAATTGGCTATGCAATGAAATGGATTGGTCATGCAGGTGGCAATAATCAGAAAACGTTTTTAGAACTTAACAAGGGAAAAAATTATGATGATTATGTGAACGCCTTAAAAAACTATGTTGCTCCTGCCCAAAACTTTGTTTTTGCTTCCACTGAGGGCGATATAGCGCTTTGGATTCAAGGCAAGTTTCCTAACAAATGGAAAGGTCAAGGGAAGTTTTTAATGGATGGAACCAAATCCGTTAACGATTGGCAATCTTTCATTCCGCAGGAGAATAACGCCTTTATTAAAAATCCCGAACGCGGCTTTGTAAGTTCTGCAAACCAAGTACCAGTAGATAAATCTTACCCATACTATGTTTTTAATGATGGTTACGAAACGTATAGAAATAGAGTTATAAATGATTTCTTCCGGTCTAAAGAAAAGTTTGATATTCAAGATTTTAAAGATTTGCATAACAGCAATTACAACCTTAGAGCAGCAGAATTATTACCTTTATTAATCGGTTTAACTGATACAATTCAACTAGATAATAATCAGAGGGGTAAATTAAATATAGTAAGTAAGTGGAATTACTATAACAACATAGATTTGGAAGGCCCAACTATCTTTGAAGAATGGTTAACAAATTTTGAAAAACTGCTGTGGGATGAATACGATGATGCCGAATTTTCAATGAGTAAACCATTTTCTTATCGTACTACTGAACTAGTAAAAAATAATCCTGATGACGAGTTTATGGACATTTTAGCAACTCCGCAAAAAGAAACGGCGAAGGACCTGGCGCTACTTTCTTTTAAGGATGCGGTAAAATCTTTGGACGATTATTCAAAAGATGAAGATAATCTTAACTGGGGAAAATATAAATCGACTTACGTCGGACATCTTTTGCAATCCCTTCCTGCTTTTTCGCGATTTGATTTACCAATTGGAGGAAATCGTGGTATCGTTAACGCTACTTCACAGACCCACGGACCTTCTTGGAGGATGATTGTAGAAATGAGTACTCCGCCAAAAGCAATTGCGATTTATCCCGGTGGACAATCAGGGAACCCCGGTAGTAAATATTACGATGATTTCGTGGATATTTGGGCTTCTGGTGAATATATAGAATTACTTTTTATGCAGGACCTAGAAGAAATGACCGGAATAATCGCAACTCAAAACCTTAAACCTAAGCAATGAAAAATATCCTACTAAACTTTACCCTGACCATATTTTTAGCAATGATTCTAGACTTGTTCTTGCCTTGGTGGGGAATAATGGTTTCGGCAATTATTATAAGTTATGTATTTCCACTTAGAGGATTCAAAATTTTTTTAATTCCTTTTTTAGCAATTGCTATATATTGGATGTCTTATTCGTTTTTCTTGAGTAGCCCGAATGACTTTACCCTTGCAAAAAAAATAGGAACCTTATTTACCTTGGGAGAAAACTGGATTTTAGTTTTGTTGATCACCGCATTGATTGGTGGTGTCGCAGCAGGGATATCTGGAATATTCGGCAAACAACTGTCGTTAGTATCCGCGAGGAAAAAATCTGTACATTATTAACAAAAAAGACCGGCTATAAACCGGTCTTATATTCAATTCTTTTTTAAAAGCTTAAAACTTTTCTCTTCCAGAAAAATGAAATGCACCCTCTATTGCAGCATTCTCATCGCTATCGCTCCCGTGTACGGCATTTTCACCGATTGAAGCAGCATATAGTTTTCTAATGGTCCCTTCGGCAGCATCTTCTGGATTTGTAGCACCAATAAGAGTACGGAAATCTTCTACGGCATTATCTTTTTCAAGTATTGCTGCAACTATAGGACCTCTAGTCATATATTCTACCAATTCACCAAAAAATGGACGCTCGTTGTGTATCGCGTAAAATTCCTTAGCATCATGGTCGGTCATTTGAGTCAACTTTAATGCAACAATTCTAAAACCTGAGGCATTTATCTTCTGCAAAATGGCGCCGATGTGTCCTTTTTCGACTGCATCTGGCTTAAGCATTGTAAATGTTCTGTTAGTCGTCATAATATTATTGTTTATAATTATCAAAAAAATCTACGAGCACTTCAATTTAAACAGCCCGCTTTATCAGGCTGCAAAAGTAAGGCAATTATAAAGATTTACAATATTATGACTTATTAAAAATCGTATCTTTGCCGACTATGATAAAAGACAAGATTGAAAGTCTAAAAGAATTATTATCCACTTCAAAAAAGATAGTAATTGTACCTCACAAAAATCCTGATGGCGATGCAATAGGCTCTACCCTAGCCCTAAACCATTATCTTAAAGACCACGGCCATAATACTATGATGATTACCCCTAACGATTACCCTGATTTTTTAAAATGGATGCCAGGTGAAGAAAGCATCTTGGTTTATGAGTCTAGTAAAGATGTTGCAGATACTCTTATTTCTCAGGCAGAATTAATATTTACCTTGGATTTTAACGCCCTTAATAGAACTGGGTCGATGGAATTTCCTCTTAAAAATTCTGAAGCGATTAAAGTCATGATCGATCACCATCAACAGCCGGATGATTATGCAGAATTCACCTATTCTGACAATAAAATGTCTTCAACCTGTGAAATGGTTTATAATTTCATTGAAATGATTGGCAATACCGCAGATATTGATGAAAAGATTGCAACCTGTCTCTATTCTGGAATTGTCACCGATACAGGCTCATTTAGATTTCCTTCTACCACGGCTGCCACCCATAGAGTTATCGCAGATTTGATGGAAAAAGGGGCTAAAAATAATTTCATCCATAACAGCATTTACGATACCAATAGCTACAACAAATTGCAACTTCTGGGTTGCGCGCTCAATAACTTAAAGGTGCTTCCTGAATATAATACGGCGTATATTACCTTATCCCAAGAAGAACTTAATAAATATGATTTTAAAAAAGGTGATACCGAAGGTTTTGTAAACTATGGTCTTTCCTTAAAAGGAATCGTTCTGGCCGTTATTTTTATTGAGAACCACCAAGAGAATATCGTAAAAATATCCTTTAGAAGTAAAGGTTCATTTTCGGTTAACGATTTGGCGCGAAAACACTATAATGGCGGGGGACACACTAACGCAGCAGGTGGAAGAAGTGATAAGGGCTTAGAACAGACCATTGAAGAATTTATTACTATCTTGGCCGACTATAAAATTGCCCTAAATTAATGAGAAACATTTTAACCATTTTTGCTATTTCACTAAGTATTTTCGCATGTAAGTCGCCCGATGCAAGAGAACCTATTTCCAAAAAATCTGGTTCTTTTATCAAGGAATCGGCTGAACGCAATATAGAACTGAACAATAAGGAAAAAGCTTTGATAGAAGCGCTCATTGCTAAAGACAGTGGCAAAGAATATATTGCTTCTGAAACTGGTTTTTGGTATACCTATAACGTTAAGGTTGAAAATGATTCAACAAACATCAAATTTGGGGATATTTTAAATTTCGATTATAGCATTTCAGATTTAAATGGAAATACCATTTATTCTGAAAAGGATTTGAAAAATAGGAATTACGCGATGGACCAAGAAGAACTCTTTACCGGTTTACGTGAAGGGCTTAAAATCATGAAACCGGGTGAAACTGTGACATTCATCTTCCCATCCCAAAAGGCTTACGGCTATTATGGCGACAAAAAGCGCATCGGCACTAACATACCGATTATAACTAAAGTAAAATTAAACTCAATTAATAAAAATGAAACTGATTAAGAAGTTGAATATGAAAAATCTAACAACAATTATCCTACTGGCCCTTACCCTATCGTTTATTGCATGTGGCGATGATAAGTATCCGGACCTTGAAGATGGCTTATATGCCGAATTTATTACCAATTACGGTACCATGGTGGCAAAATTAGAATATCAAAAAGTTCCTGTAACGGTAGCAAACTTCGTTGCGTTGGCGGAAGGAACCCATCCGATGGCAGGAGAGCAATACAAGGCAAAGAAATATTATAATGGAATTACTTTTCACCGCATCATGGATAATTTTATGATCCAAGGTGGTGATCCAACCGCAACAGGAACTGGTGATCCAGGATTTAAATTTGCAGATGAATTTCATCCTGACCTTAAGCACAAAGAAAGAGGCGTTCTTTCTATGGCCAACAGCGGCCCTAATTCTAACGGAAGTCAATTCTTTATTACAGATGCTCCTACTCCTTGGTTAGATAATGTGCATTCTGTTTTTGGTGAACTTGTTTTAGGTCTAGATGTGTTAGACTCATTATCTGCGATTGAAGTAGGTCCAGGCGATAAGCCAGTAAAAGATGTAATCATTAATGAATTGAACATCATTCGCAAAGGTTCTGATGCCAAAAAATTTGATGCACCTAAAGTTTTTTCTGAAGAGTTACCTAAAGTTGAACAGAAGCAGAAAGAACTTCAAGATGAGCATAACAAAAAAATGGAAGAAGAAAGATCTGCCATGATGGAGAAAAACAAAGAGGCGGCTAAGGACAAAAAGCCAATTTTAGATGGCTATAAAGAAAAAGGCCAAAAACTACCTTCAGGTCTTATCGTTTATTACTTAGAAAAAGGAAAAGGACCAAAACCAAGTACTGGCGACGACGTAGTTCTTAATTTTGAAGGCTATTTTGCCGATGCAACCCTTTTTGATACCAGTCTTGCAGGTATTGCCGAGCAACACGGGATATTAAGCCCAGTAAAAGAACAACGTGGACTTTATCAGCCAATGAAAATGGCTATCGGACCAGACGTTGCAACATTCCCAGGACTTAAGGAAGCAGTTTCTTTACTTAAAGTTGGCGACAAAGCATATTTCTATATTCCTTCTTACTTAGCTTATGGCGAAAGAGGAGCTGGACCCAACGGTGAGATTCCGCCAAATGCTGATTTGGTTTTTCTTTTAGAAATGAAAGAAATCGTTAAATAAATTAAAACATATTTAAACAAAAAACCCTCGCCATGGCGAGGGTTTTTTGTTTATTTCTTTGGGATATTCTTTAATATTTCTATAATGAATTTCCAGTATTTCTGAACTGAAGAAATGCTAGCTCTTTCATCGGGAGAATGAGCTCCCAAAATATTCGGACCAAAACTGACCATATCTAATTCAGGGTAATTTTGACCGATAATTCCACATTCCAATCCAGCGTGGCAGGCGGCAACATGCGGCTTTTCACCATTCAACTTAATGTATAATTCTTCAACAATCTTCAGTATTGGAGAATCTAAATTTGGGGTCCAGCCAGGATATTCGCCACTAAACGTTACTACACATCCAATTAATTCAAAGGCGGACCTAATGGAATTAGAAAGATCAATTTTAGAACTTTCTACCGAAGACCTGGTGAGGCAGGATATTTCAATATTACCATCGCTAACTGATACTTTTGCCAGGTTATTAGAAGTTTCAACCAGATTATCTATTTCGGTACTCATTTTGTAAACACCATTCTGTACCGCATAAATGGCTTTAATTAGACCTTCTTGTACACCTAATTCCATAATAGAATCAGGAAGCCCCGCCTTACTGACTTCAATATTAAGTTTTGGCTCAATTGGAGTAAATTCGGATTTGATATTTCTAGATAACTG
Encoded here:
- a CDS encoding DNA mismatch repair protein MutL produces the protein MTDIIELLPDHVANQIAAGEVVQRPASVVKELLENSIDAGGQFIKLIIKDAGKSLIQVIDDGSGMSSTDARLSFERHATSKIKSAEDLFSLSTKGFRGEALASIAAIAHVEMKTKRQLDELGTEIIIEGSEIKSQEVVVTPAGSSIAVKHLFYNIPARRNFLKSQTVEARHIIDEFHRVALAHPNVGFSLYHNGSELFNLPTSNHRQRVVNIFGNKTNEKLVPVNESTEVVTISGFVGKPEYAKKSKAEQFFFVNDRFIKSPYLNHAIKAAFEGLVKDGRQPSYFLYLTVDPKSIDINIHPTKTEIKFDDEHTLYAILRSAVKHSLGQFNISPVLDFESNQSFNTPYSYKPKDVGMPSVEVDREYNPFREEKSSNKFISVVHKKPQTASWESLYVGLDTNADDIDVDFETIEFESGSDIKTIFADESSMSSGRKSYQFHNKYIISSVKSGMLVIDQHRAHQRILYEGFLRNTTKKESVSQQLLFPLKLNYSTGEIEIIQNLKEDLELAGFSFNIIGNEQIEMNAVPMNVPESEVSIILEQLISDVNQEIPESNFSASDMLSKSMAKSLAIKSGQILNQTEQEHLVNSLFACKQADVSPTNKPTFITFGVDEIDRKFR
- a CDS encoding 6,7-dimethyl-8-ribityllumazine synthase, encoding MATVNKNLSVYDKTTIPNAKNFRFGIVVSEWNGSITDALFKGAFDALVDCGASEENIIHWQVPGSFELIYGCKKMQSRNVDAVIAIGSVIQGETKHFDFVCNAVSQGIKDLNIINDVPVIFCVLTDDNMEQAEARAGGKHGNKGVEAAIAAIQMANLPKK
- a CDS encoding Tetratricopeptide repeat-containing protein, producing MATYKKRGYKPKTKVEKEEQYGEDSTTAEVFNTLDESASRTEEWAVENQKYIFIIVGVVAIIVLGYLGYQKFIVEPKASEGMNEMYVAQKNFTDALNGTAKDSLFTLSLNGAEGKFGMVDIAEEYKGTPAGNLANYYAGIAYLNLRDYKNAIEYLNDFDTDDEILGPIAAGSIGDAFAQLNQPEDALDQYEKAYKMNTNDYTTPMYLYKAATIAYQQGDTKTALEYFQKIKDEFSKSNEAQNIDVFIGRAEASVE
- a CDS encoding DNA replication and repair protein RecF, whose amino-acid sequence is MILKSLTLLNYKNFENGIFEFDSKINCLVGSNGIGKTNVLDSIYHLAFGKSYFNPVALQNIRHDEDFFVIDGVFEREEKDDKIVVSLKRGQKKIIKKNGKAYEKFSDHIGFIPLVIISPGDRDLIIEGSDTRRKFIDSVISQSNKKYLSNLINYNKIVSQRNALLKYFALNNTFNNQTLEVYNEQLDNFGSEIHKTRKDFLETFIPIFKERYKTISDDNEDVNLTYKSDLNNESLLQLLKDNINKDKALQYTSVGIHKDDLNFEISTHPIKKFGSQGQQKSFLIALKLAQFDFIKQQHGLSPILLLDDIFDKLDENRVSQIISMVDDKDFGQIFISDTHAERTENIVKQIHQSYKIIRL
- a CDS encoding penicillin amidase, whose translation is MKYLKLLLSLLLTVAIFWALNTKLGSIPPLGKFLSPSTGFWQNEVSNISTEDVSFEGIEEQVTIHYDKFHIPHIFANNSKDLAFAQGYITAKDRMWQMEFQTHAAAGRISEIIGDAALDFDRTQRRKGMTFGAENSLVEMMKDEETAVLIRAYVAGVNNFLEDLTPDNYPIEYKLLDYQPELYTELKVGLLLMYMTDMLAGGDDDLENTNFITRYGKERFDFLYPDFFEINDPIIPADKDWSNLEVEKPKNPNPEIPNESINEVMEKPDPDNGSNNWAVAPKKSYSGNAILANDPHLGLKLPSIWYVMQLSTPDQKAFGATLPGVLGVISGFNEHIAWGETNATRDVRDWYKIEFKDETKSEYRLDGEWRPTTKRIEEIKVRNQPTYNDTVVYTHHGPVSYDDSYKGNSQKIGYAMKWIGHAGGNNQKTFLELNKGKNYDDYVNALKNYVAPAQNFVFASTEGDIALWIQGKFPNKWKGQGKFLMDGTKSVNDWQSFIPQENNAFIKNPERGFVSSANQVPVDKSYPYYVFNDGYETYRNRVINDFFRSKEKFDIQDFKDLHNSNYNLRAAELLPLLIGLTDTIQLDNNQRGKLNIVSKWNYYNNIDLEGPTIFEEWLTNFEKLLWDEYDDAEFSMSKPFSYRTTELVKNNPDDEFMDILATPQKETAKDLALLSFKDAVKSLDDYSKDEDNLNWGKYKSTYVGHLLQSLPAFSRFDLPIGGNRGIVNATSQTHGPSWRMIVEMSTPPKAIAIYPGGQSGNPGSKYYDDFVDIWASGEYIELLFMQDLEEMTGIIATQNLKPKQ
- a CDS encoding nucleoside diphosphate kinase, whose translation is MTTNRTFTMLKPDAVEKGHIGAILQKINASGFRIVALKLTQMTDHDAKEFYAIHNERPFFGELVEYMTRGPIVAAILEKDNAVEDFRTLIGATNPEDAAEGTIRKLYAASIGENAVHGSDSDENAAIEGAFHFSGREKF
- a CDS encoding phosphoesterase RecJ domain-containing protein is translated as MPTMIKDKIESLKELLSTSKKIVIVPHKNPDGDAIGSTLALNHYLKDHGHNTMMITPNDYPDFLKWMPGEESILVYESSKDVADTLISQAELIFTLDFNALNRTGSMEFPLKNSEAIKVMIDHHQQPDDYAEFTYSDNKMSSTCEMVYNFIEMIGNTADIDEKIATCLYSGIVTDTGSFRFPSTTAATHRVIADLMEKGAKNNFIHNSIYDTNSYNKLQLLGCALNNLKVLPEYNTAYITLSQEELNKYDFKKGDTEGFVNYGLSLKGIVLAVIFIENHQENIVKISFRSKGSFSVNDLARKHYNGGGHTNAAGGRSDKGLEQTIEEFITILADYKIALN
- a CDS encoding protein involved in gliding motility GldI, whose product is MRNILTIFAISLSIFACKSPDAREPISKKSGSFIKESAERNIELNNKEKALIEALIAKDSGKEYIASETGFWYTYNVKVENDSTNIKFGDILNFDYSISDLNGNTIYSEKDLKNRNYAMDQEELFTGLREGLKIMKPGETVTFIFPSQKAYGYYGDKKRIGTNIPIITKVKLNSINKNETD